Proteins from a single region of Apium graveolens cultivar Ventura chromosome 7, ASM990537v1, whole genome shotgun sequence:
- the LOC141674793 gene encoding secreted RxLR effector protein 161-like codes for MEDRRVAHFVYYLVQQMKDCIELKQSAYTKKILEKAGMQAFNPTKYPMDPKEHLTNDEGGKLVDPTEYKSLVGGLRYLVHTCPDMAYDVGIVSRLMEKPTVLHMNAIKRILRYVKGTINYGLVYSRDIRNNMLTGYSNSDFGGQTDDRKSTRGMVFYLNDNLITWVSQKQRCVALSSCEAEFMGGTTSACQAVWLRNLLSKLTGEDMGPVILYIDDKSAIDLARNLVFHGRSTTYRQTLPLYSRMC; via the coding sequence ATGGAAGATAGAAGAGTAGCGCATTTTGTGTATTACCTGGTTCAACAAATGAAGGACTGTATAGAGCTAAAACAGTCAGCTTACACAAAGAAAATATTGGAGAAGGCTGGAATGCAAGCTTTTAACCCCACTAAATATCCTATGGATCCGAAGGAGCATTTGACTAACGACGAAGGCGGGAAACTGGTGGATCCAACAGAATACAAAAGCTTGGTTGGAGGACTTCGCTACCTTGTGCATACATGTCCCGACATGGCTTATGATGTGGGGATAGTCAGCCGTTTAATGGAAAAGCCCACAGTTCTTCATATGAATGCTATAAAGCGTATACTCAGGTACGTCAAGGGTACAATTAACTACGGCCTGGTTTATTCGAGGGATATTAGAAACAATATGCTTACAGGATACTCGAATAGCGATTTTGGAGGACAAACAGATGACAGGAAGAGTACAAGAGGAATGGTATTTTACTTAAATGATAACCTCATCACATGGGTCTCACAGAAACAAAGGTGTGTGGCCTTGTCTTCGTGCGAGGCAGAGTTTATGGGAGGGACGACATCAGCTTGTCAAGCTGTTTGGCTGAGGAATCTGCTGAGCAAGCTAACAGGTGAAGATATGGGTCCAGTAATCTTGTACATTGATGATAAATCCGCCATCGATCTTGCAAGGAACCTAGTTTTTCATGGGCGTAGTACAACATATAGACAAACGCTACCATTATATTCGAGAATGTGTTGA